A part of Mycolicibacterium sp. TUM20985 genomic DNA contains:
- a CDS encoding F0F1 ATP synthase subunit gamma, which yields MAATLRELRGRIRSAGSIKKITKAQELIATSRIAKAQARVQAARPYAEEITNMLTELAGASALDHPLLVERESPKRAGVLVVSSDRGLCGAYNANVLRQSEELFALLRDEGKTPVIYAVGRKALGYYNFRQREVKDSWTGFSERPTYDQAREIADVLVAAFMAGVDDEDGDAGDDGILGVDELHIVFTQFRSMLSQSAIALRVAPMVIEYVGEHEDGPQTLFSFEPNAEQLFDALLPRYIATRVYSALLEAAASESASRRRAMKSATDNADDLIKALTLEANRERQAQITQEISEIVGGANALSDAK from the coding sequence ATGGCAGCCACACTGCGCGAGCTACGCGGACGCATCCGCTCCGCCGGGTCGATCAAGAAGATCACCAAGGCCCAGGAGCTCATTGCGACGTCGCGGATTGCCAAGGCGCAAGCGCGCGTTCAGGCAGCTCGGCCGTACGCAGAAGAGATCACCAACATGCTCACCGAGTTGGCGGGTGCCAGTGCGCTGGATCATCCGCTGCTCGTCGAGCGGGAGTCGCCCAAGCGCGCCGGTGTGCTCGTCGTGTCCTCCGACCGGGGGCTCTGCGGGGCCTACAACGCCAACGTGCTGCGGCAGTCCGAGGAGCTCTTCGCGCTGCTGCGTGACGAGGGCAAGACGCCCGTGATCTACGCGGTGGGACGAAAGGCCTTGGGCTACTACAACTTTCGTCAGCGCGAGGTCAAGGATTCCTGGACCGGCTTCTCCGAGCGACCCACCTACGACCAGGCCCGTGAGATTGCCGACGTGCTCGTCGCCGCCTTCATGGCGGGGGTCGACGACGAAGACGGGGACGCTGGCGACGACGGCATTCTGGGCGTAGACGAACTGCACATCGTCTTCACCCAGTTCAGGTCGATGCTGTCTCAGTCGGCAATTGCCCTGCGGGTCGCGCCGATGGTGATCGAGTACGTCGGTGAGCACGAAGACGGTCCGCAGACGCTGTTCTCGTTCGAGCCGAACGCCGAGCAACTGTTCGACGCGCTGCTGCCGCGCTACATCGCCACTCGGGTCTACTCGGCACTGTTGGAAGCCGCGGCCTCCGAATCCGCGTCGCGGCGCCGCGCGATGAAGTCGGCCACCGACAACGCCGACGATCTGATCAAGGCGTTGACGCTGGAGGCCAACCGCGAGCGTCAGGCTCAGATCACCCAGGAAATCAGCGAGATCGTCGGCGGCGCGAATGCGCTCTCCGACGCCAAGTAG